A portion of the Collinsella aerofaciens genome contains these proteins:
- the rpsO gene encoding 30S ribosomal protein S15, translating to MTVSKERKAELTAQFGNTPVDTGNPKVQVAILTERIKELTEHMKSHQKDFHTRRGLLMLVGRRRRLLSYIKKNDIVEYRELIKALGIRDNIQ from the coding sequence ATGACTGTTTCCAAAGAGCGCAAGGCAGAGCTGACTGCTCAGTTCGGTAACACCCCGGTCGACACCGGCAACCCCAAGGTTCAGGTCGCTATCCTGACCGAGCGCATCAAGGAGCTGACCGAGCACATGAAGTCTCACCAGAAGGACTTCCACACCCGTCGTGGCCTGCTCATGCTCGTCGGCCGTCGTCGTCGTCTTCTCTCCTACATCAAGAAGAACGACATCGTCGAGTATCGTGAGCTCATCAAGGCTCTGGGCATCCGCGACAACATCCAGTAA
- a CDS encoding polyribonucleotide nucleotidyltransferase has product MTLVSKTFELYGKTYTFESGELAKQATGACLVKQGDTTMLDTVVVSKERKNYDFFPLTVDFNEKMYAAGRIPGGYLKREGRPSEKATLTARMIDRPIRPSFPDGFRNEVHIVATSLVADQVNPFDVINVMGASLAMTLGGVPFEGPLACVRIGRNVETGEFIVNPTYEERENSDLDLELGGSADFISMVEAGAEEISEDDMLAAMKFGQEALAAFCQAQDEFVAEWEQVNGAIVKKEYPLDQPVEEVQERIFAHYDEMAAALRDADKLSRIGKVEALKESIRAEFTEEEQSAWEREIPVALKKLEKKAMRTMVVETGERVDGRAADEIRPIMVKDNYLPLVHGSGLFQRGQTQVLSVLSLGMLNEGQRLDTIEPTEGKRYMHHYNFPPFCTGETGRMGSPKRREIGHGNLAERALLPVLPDENEFPYAIRVVSEVMESNGSSSMASTCGSTLALMDGGVPIKRPVSGIAMGLIQEEGKTVVLSDIQGLEDFLGDMDFKVTGTTEGITALQMDNKATGLTFDILARALQQAKEGRAFILQKMLDVIPEPRHTTRSTAPRIVSIQVPTDKIRDVIGSGGKVIRGIQDETGASVDIQEDGTVFVGGTGESVDQAVERIKLIIKVPEPGEEYTGRVVSIQPFGAFVNLLPGKDGLLHISRVAKGRVEKVEDVLNVGDEVKVVVIEVDDRGKISLDRLDKPEAPARAEGASEGDGEHFQRRERPRRERSERSDRPRRPGDNGGRKPRRHHDAE; this is encoded by the coding sequence ATGACACTCGTATCCAAGACCTTTGAGCTGTACGGCAAGACCTACACCTTTGAGTCGGGCGAGCTTGCCAAGCAGGCCACCGGCGCCTGCCTGGTCAAGCAGGGCGACACCACGATGCTCGACACCGTGGTCGTCTCCAAGGAGCGCAAGAACTACGACTTTTTCCCGCTGACCGTCGACTTCAACGAGAAGATGTACGCAGCCGGCCGCATCCCGGGTGGTTACCTCAAGCGTGAGGGCCGTCCCAGCGAGAAGGCCACGCTCACCGCGCGCATGATCGACCGTCCGATTCGCCCGAGCTTCCCGGACGGCTTCCGCAACGAGGTGCACATCGTCGCTACCTCGCTCGTCGCCGACCAGGTCAATCCCTTTGACGTCATCAACGTCATGGGTGCTTCCCTGGCCATGACGCTCGGCGGCGTGCCCTTCGAGGGCCCGCTTGCCTGCGTGCGCATCGGCCGCAACGTGGAGACCGGCGAGTTTATCGTCAACCCCACCTACGAGGAGCGCGAGAACTCCGATCTGGACCTGGAGCTGGGCGGCTCTGCCGACTTCATTTCGATGGTCGAGGCCGGCGCCGAGGAGATCTCCGAGGACGACATGCTCGCCGCCATGAAGTTTGGCCAGGAGGCCCTTGCTGCCTTCTGCCAGGCTCAGGACGAGTTTGTCGCCGAGTGGGAGCAGGTCAACGGCGCTATCGTCAAGAAGGAGTACCCGCTCGACCAGCCCGTCGAGGAGGTCCAGGAGCGTATCTTTGCCCACTACGACGAGATGGCTGCCGCCCTTCGCGACGCCGACAAGCTCTCCCGTATCGGCAAGGTCGAGGCTCTGAAGGAGTCCATCCGTGCCGAGTTCACCGAGGAGGAGCAGTCCGCTTGGGAGCGCGAGATTCCCGTGGCGCTCAAGAAGCTCGAGAAGAAGGCCATGCGCACCATGGTCGTCGAGACTGGTGAGCGCGTCGATGGCCGTGCCGCCGATGAAATCCGTCCCATCATGGTGAAGGACAACTACCTGCCGCTCGTTCACGGCTCCGGCCTGTTCCAGCGTGGCCAGACCCAGGTGCTCTCTGTCCTGTCGCTCGGCATGCTCAACGAGGGCCAGCGTTTGGATACCATCGAGCCCACCGAGGGCAAGCGCTACATGCACCACTACAACTTCCCGCCGTTCTGCACCGGCGAGACCGGCCGCATGGGCAGCCCCAAGCGCCGCGAGATTGGCCACGGTAACCTGGCCGAGCGCGCTCTGCTTCCGGTGCTCCCCGACGAGAACGAGTTCCCTTACGCCATCCGCGTCGTTTCCGAGGTCATGGAGTCCAACGGCTCCTCTTCGATGGCTTCGACTTGCGGTTCCACGCTCGCCCTTATGGACGGCGGCGTGCCCATTAAGCGCCCGGTCTCCGGTATCGCCATGGGCCTGATCCAGGAGGAGGGCAAGACCGTGGTCCTGTCCGACATCCAGGGTCTCGAGGACTTCCTGGGCGACATGGACTTTAAGGTCACCGGCACCACCGAGGGCATCACCGCCCTGCAGATGGACAACAAGGCCACCGGCCTCACCTTCGACATCCTGGCCCGCGCTCTGCAGCAGGCCAAGGAGGGTCGCGCCTTCATCCTGCAGAAGATGCTCGATGTGATCCCCGAGCCGCGCCACACCACGCGCAGCACCGCTCCGCGCATCGTTTCCATCCAGGTTCCGACCGACAAGATCCGCGACGTCATCGGTTCCGGCGGTAAGGTCATCCGCGGTATCCAGGACGAGACCGGCGCCTCGGTCGACATCCAGGAGGACGGTACCGTCTTTGTCGGCGGCACCGGCGAGTCCGTCGACCAGGCCGTCGAGCGTATCAAGCTCATCATCAAGGTTCCCGAGCCGGGCGAGGAGTACACCGGTCGTGTGGTCTCCATCCAGCCCTTCGGCGCCTTCGTCAACCTGCTGCCCGGTAAGGACGGCCTGCTGCACATCTCCCGCGTCGCCAAGGGCCGCGTGGAGAAGGTCGAGGACGTCCTCAATGTTGGCGACGAGGTCAAGGTCGTCGTCATCGAGGTCGACGATCGTGGCAAGATCTCGCTCGATCGTCTTGACAAGCCCGAGGCCCCGGCTCGCGCCGAGGGTGCCTCCGAGGGCGACGGCGAGCACTTCCAGCGCCGTGAGCGTCCTCGTCGCGAGCGCTCCGAGCGCAGCGACCGTCCGCGCCGTCCCGGCGACAACGGAGGCCGCAAGCCCCGCCGTCACCACGACGCCGAGTAA